The Mycolicibacterium smegmatis genome has a window encoding:
- a CDS encoding alpha/beta fold hydrolase: MTLPQLPQGRTVEVRAVDGVRLHAQTFGPEDGYPIVFAHGITCAIEVWAHQIADLAGDYRVIAYDHRGHGRSETPRGRNRYSLNHLAADLDAVLDATLRPGERAVIAGHSMGGIAITSWAQRYPSRVQTCADGVALINTSTGDLLRDVQLAQVPTRLSTTRIRTAGTILKTFGSTPVPKLADAANRRFVAHLAVGRDADPWVADFVYRLFATTPPTGRGAWGRVLVDNLGPKHIPLHNLTVPTLVIGSAQDRLLPINASRRIADTVPNLAAFVELRGGHCGILERPDEVNAQLRKLAEAVISPQRLNS, translated from the coding sequence ATGACCCTTCCACAGTTACCTCAAGGACGTACCGTCGAGGTCCGTGCGGTCGACGGTGTGCGACTGCACGCGCAAACATTCGGGCCCGAGGACGGCTACCCGATCGTGTTCGCGCACGGCATCACGTGCGCCATCGAGGTGTGGGCCCACCAGATCGCCGACCTGGCCGGCGACTACCGCGTCATCGCCTACGACCACCGCGGCCACGGGCGCAGTGAGACCCCGCGCGGCCGCAACCGCTACAGCCTCAACCACCTCGCGGCCGACCTGGACGCGGTGCTCGACGCGACGCTGCGGCCCGGCGAGCGGGCCGTCATCGCGGGCCACTCCATGGGCGGCATCGCGATCACGTCGTGGGCGCAGCGCTACCCGAGCCGTGTGCAGACCTGCGCCGACGGGGTCGCCCTGATCAACACCAGCACCGGGGACCTGCTGCGCGACGTGCAACTGGCACAGGTGCCCACGCGGTTGAGCACCACGCGGATCCGCACCGCGGGCACCATCCTCAAGACCTTCGGCAGCACCCCGGTCCCCAAGCTGGCCGACGCCGCCAACAGGCGCTTCGTCGCCCATCTCGCGGTCGGCCGCGACGCCGATCCGTGGGTGGCCGACTTCGTCTACCGCCTGTTCGCCACCACCCCGCCGACCGGACGCGGTGCGTGGGGGCGGGTCCTGGTGGACAACCTCGGCCCCAAGCACATTCCGCTGCACAACCTCACGGTGCCGACGCTGGTGATCGGCAGCGCGCAGGACCGGTTGTTGCCCATCAACGCTTCCCGCCGCATCGCCGACACCGTGCCCAACCTCGCGGCGTTCGTCGAACTGCGCGGCGGACACTGCGGCATCCTCGAGCGTCCCGACGAGGTCAACGCCCAGCTGCGGAAGCTGGCCGAAGCGGTGATCAGCCCGCAGCGGCTGAACTCTTGA
- a CDS encoding LLM class F420-dependent oxidoreductase: MTALFGPTDAIERTHALVEAGATGVFTFEGPHDVFAPLTLASTVGGVDLMTNVAIAFPRNPIHLAHQAIDHQLLSGGRFTLGLGTQIRTQIEKRFGADFERPVGRMRELIGALRAIFDAWQTGERLDFRGEFYRHTLMTPTFSPGPSPYGPPPIYVGALGPQLTRATAELADGLLVMPFGSKRFLHEVIVPAVRAGLNAAGRSADDFAVVPEIIVSVGEDDRDHDATRRLLAFYGSTPAYRPVLDAHGWGDLQPELNAMSKQGRWQEMSALVDDDVLHTIAACGSPAEIAAHIADRVAGVGDRICLYQPTPISLDSLAQIVDALRT; the protein is encoded by the coding sequence ATGACCGCCCTGTTCGGTCCCACAGATGCCATAGAACGAACCCATGCCCTCGTCGAGGCCGGTGCCACGGGGGTCTTCACCTTCGAAGGCCCGCACGACGTGTTCGCGCCACTCACGCTGGCGTCGACCGTCGGAGGCGTCGACCTCATGACCAACGTGGCGATCGCGTTTCCCCGCAACCCGATTCACCTGGCCCACCAGGCGATCGACCATCAACTGCTCTCCGGTGGGCGCTTCACGCTCGGCCTGGGCACCCAGATCCGCACGCAGATCGAGAAGCGTTTCGGCGCGGACTTCGAGCGGCCGGTCGGCAGGATGCGGGAACTCATCGGGGCCCTGCGGGCGATCTTCGACGCGTGGCAGACGGGGGAACGTCTGGACTTCCGCGGCGAGTTCTACCGCCATACGCTCATGACCCCGACGTTCAGCCCGGGCCCCTCGCCGTACGGCCCGCCGCCGATCTACGTGGGTGCGCTCGGCCCGCAGCTGACCCGCGCCACTGCCGAGCTGGCCGACGGCCTGCTGGTGATGCCGTTCGGCTCGAAGCGATTTCTCCACGAGGTCATCGTTCCCGCTGTGCGGGCCGGGCTAAACGCCGCCGGACGGTCGGCCGACGACTTCGCCGTCGTCCCCGAGATCATCGTGTCGGTCGGTGAGGACGACCGCGATCACGACGCCACCCGCCGGCTGCTGGCGTTCTACGGGTCGACGCCGGCGTACCGGCCCGTCCTGGACGCGCACGGCTGGGGAGACCTGCAGCCCGAGCTCAACGCGATGTCCAAGCAGGGGCGCTGGCAGGAGATGAGTGCGCTGGTCGACGACGACGTCCTGCACACCATCGCGGCCTGCGGCAGCCCCGCCGAGATCGCCGCGCACATCGCCGACCGCGTCGCCGGGGTCGGTGACCGCATATGCCTCTACCAGCCAACTCCCATTTCGTTGGACTCGCTTGCCCAGATCGTCGACGCACTGCGCACCTGA
- a CDS encoding flavin-containing monooxygenase — protein MGATESTDPAYTDVLIIGAGISGINAAYRIHEKCPGLTYTLLERRERIGGTWDLFRYPGIRSDSDIFTLSYPYEPWTRPENVADGGDIRAYLTETARKYGIDRHIRFNTHVLSADWDSDTDTWTLHTEQDGQRRDYRARFVFFGTGYYNYDEPYQPEFPGMADFHGEVVHPQFWPESLDYTGKSVVVIGSGATAISLVPAMARTAGHVTMLQRSPTYMMSSPRINPAVQAIRKVLPRRVAHQVVRVRNAMVQYVAYNFFRAAPRLGRWVIRKATIGVLPKGYPVDVHFKPRYNPWDQRMCLVLDKDIFEGISSGQVEVVTDHIDHFDADGIVLRSGNRIDADVVVTATGLQLQALGGITLRVDGDEVKPTERFVYKEFLLEDVPNMAWCIGYTNASWTLRADMTAKAVAKLLAYMGSHGYTHAYPHKGSTPIAEKRTWDLEAGYIQRSEHALPRSGTKRPWHVRHNYLLDAIDHRFDRIDESMVFGRAPAAVQVPASAPSPAPPSAPRAGASAVEPAAS, from the coding sequence ATGGGTGCCACGGAGTCGACCGACCCCGCATACACCGACGTGTTGATCATCGGTGCGGGCATCTCAGGGATCAATGCGGCGTACCGCATCCACGAGAAGTGCCCCGGACTGACGTACACGCTGCTGGAGCGGCGCGAACGCATCGGCGGCACCTGGGACCTGTTCCGGTACCCGGGTATCCGGTCCGACAGTGACATCTTCACGCTGAGCTACCCGTACGAGCCGTGGACGCGTCCGGAGAACGTCGCCGACGGCGGTGACATCCGCGCCTACCTCACCGAGACCGCACGCAAGTACGGCATCGACCGCCACATCCGGTTCAACACCCATGTGCTGTCCGCCGATTGGGATTCGGACACCGACACCTGGACGCTGCACACCGAGCAGGACGGGCAGCGCAGGGACTACCGGGCCCGGTTCGTGTTCTTCGGCACCGGCTACTACAACTACGACGAGCCCTATCAGCCGGAGTTCCCGGGCATGGCGGACTTTCACGGGGAGGTCGTGCACCCGCAGTTCTGGCCCGAGTCGCTCGACTACACCGGCAAGAGTGTGGTGGTGATCGGCAGCGGCGCCACCGCGATCAGCCTGGTGCCTGCCATGGCGCGCACCGCGGGCCACGTGACCATGCTGCAGCGGTCACCGACGTACATGATGTCGTCCCCGCGGATCAACCCGGCGGTGCAGGCGATCCGGAAGGTGTTGCCGCGCAGGGTGGCCCACCAGGTGGTTCGGGTGCGCAACGCCATGGTGCAGTACGTGGCGTACAACTTCTTCCGCGCGGCACCCCGGCTCGGGCGGTGGGTGATCCGCAAGGCCACCATCGGCGTGCTGCCCAAGGGCTATCCGGTCGACGTGCATTTCAAGCCCAGGTACAACCCGTGGGATCAGCGGATGTGCCTGGTGCTCGACAAGGACATCTTCGAAGGGATCAGCAGCGGGCAGGTCGAGGTGGTCACCGACCACATCGACCACTTCGACGCCGACGGCATCGTGCTGAGGTCCGGCAACCGGATCGACGCCGACGTCGTCGTCACGGCAACGGGTCTGCAACTGCAGGCGCTCGGCGGGATCACCCTGCGGGTCGACGGCGACGAGGTCAAGCCCACCGAGCGGTTCGTCTACAAGGAGTTCCTGCTCGAGGACGTGCCGAACATGGCGTGGTGCATCGGCTACACCAACGCCTCATGGACGCTGCGTGCCGACATGACCGCGAAGGCCGTCGCGAAACTGTTGGCCTACATGGGTTCCCACGGGTACACCCACGCCTATCCGCACAAGGGCTCGACCCCGATCGCCGAGAAGCGCACCTGGGATCTAGAGGCCGGCTACATCCAGCGCTCCGAGCACGCCCTACCGCGCTCGGGCACCAAACGACCGTGGCACGTGCGGCACAACTACCTGCTCGACGCCATCGACCACCGTTTCGACCGCATCGACGAGTCGATGGTCTTCGGGCGTGCCCCCGCCGCCGTCCAGGTGCCCGCCTCAGCACCTTCCCCGGCACCTCCGTCAGCACCGCGAGCGGGCGCGTCTGCTGTGGAACCCGCCGCGAGTTAG
- a CDS encoding NAD(P)-dependent alcohol dehydrogenase, with protein sequence MLNARAAVLLDAGADPRLTDVQVRPPVGDELLVEIEAVGICHTDISVAARFRKVPMVFGHEGAGTVIDAGPAAAGRIGERVVLTFTSCGVCDRCGAGSPAYCDHSTDLNMRGGRLDETAALRLGGAPVAGEFFGQSSFATHAISKSRNAVTIPGDLDPALAAPLGCSVQTGVGAVLNVLTPGAADAVVVFGAGAVGLSAVMGARIAGCRTIVAVDPVARRRALATELGATITIDPTDTDVTRAVLDATGGAAGAIDTTARPDVIATAVMALRSRGTLALLGLGALTAELPVALIMGKGLTVRGVVEGDSEPHTFLPRLLELHRRGELPVDKLVTTYPFDDFDRAWTAAKAGEVVKPVLITRR encoded by the coding sequence ATGCTCAATGCGCGCGCCGCGGTGCTGCTCGACGCCGGAGCGGACCCGCGGCTCACCGACGTGCAGGTCCGCCCGCCGGTCGGCGACGAGCTGCTCGTCGAGATCGAGGCCGTGGGGATCTGCCATACCGACATCAGCGTGGCCGCGCGCTTCCGCAAGGTGCCGATGGTGTTCGGCCACGAAGGTGCGGGCACCGTGATCGACGCGGGCCCGGCCGCCGCAGGCCGCATCGGGGAACGTGTGGTGCTCACGTTCACCAGCTGCGGGGTCTGCGACCGTTGCGGCGCGGGCAGTCCCGCGTACTGCGACCACTCGACCGATCTCAACATGCGCGGCGGCCGCCTCGACGAGACCGCGGCGCTGCGGCTCGGCGGGGCACCGGTCGCCGGGGAGTTCTTCGGCCAGTCCAGCTTCGCCACGCACGCGATTTCCAAGAGCCGCAACGCCGTCACCATCCCCGGTGACCTGGACCCCGCGCTCGCCGCCCCGCTCGGCTGCAGCGTGCAGACCGGCGTGGGCGCGGTGCTCAACGTGCTCACACCCGGCGCCGCCGACGCCGTGGTCGTGTTCGGGGCCGGCGCCGTCGGCCTGTCGGCGGTGATGGGCGCGCGCATCGCCGGATGCCGCACCATCGTCGCGGTCGACCCCGTCGCGCGACGACGCGCGCTGGCCACCGAACTGGGCGCAACCATCACCATCGACCCGACGGACACCGACGTGACCCGGGCCGTGCTGGACGCCACCGGGGGAGCGGCCGGCGCCATCGACACCACCGCACGCCCCGACGTCATCGCCACGGCCGTCATGGCGCTGCGGTCCCGCGGAACCCTGGCCCTGCTCGGACTCGGCGCCCTGACCGCCGAGCTACCGGTCGCGCTGATCATGGGCAAGGGACTGACGGTTCGCGGCGTCGTGGAAGGCGACAGCGAACCGCACACCTTCCTACCGCGGCTGCTGGAGCTCCACCGCCGTGGCGAACTTCCGGTGGACAAGCTCGTGACGACGTACCCCTTCGACGACTTCGACCGCGCCTGGACCGCTGCCAAGGCCGGTGAAGTGGTGAAACCGGTGCTCATCACCAGACGGTAG
- a CDS encoding SDR family oxidoreductase, whose protein sequence is MSTLDGKTALVTGGGRGIGRAIAIRLAGDGARVGVHYGTNADTAEQTAQLIRDKGGETFTVRAQLGVPGDADALWQAFDRNADGLDILVNNAGILGGRIPFADLTEQTYDEVLAVNTRAPFFITQHGLSRLRDHGRIINVSTRFTHGGRMPELMAYAISKAALDSFTATLAKEVAPRGITVNAVGPGTTETDMNAERLSTPEGRAAIAAQSPFNRVAQADDISGVVAFLSSDDARWITGQWLDASGGSML, encoded by the coding sequence GTGTCCACTCTCGACGGCAAGACAGCGCTGGTCACCGGCGGCGGACGCGGCATCGGCCGCGCCATCGCGATCCGGCTGGCCGGCGACGGCGCACGCGTCGGCGTGCACTACGGCACCAACGCCGACACCGCCGAACAGACCGCGCAGCTGATCCGCGACAAGGGCGGCGAAACGTTCACCGTCCGCGCGCAACTCGGCGTGCCCGGCGACGCCGACGCGCTGTGGCAAGCCTTCGACCGAAACGCCGACGGGCTCGACATCCTGGTGAACAACGCCGGGATCCTCGGCGGCCGAATCCCGTTCGCCGATCTCACCGAGCAGACCTACGACGAGGTGTTGGCGGTGAACACCCGCGCACCGTTCTTCATCACCCAGCACGGCCTGTCGCGTCTGCGTGACCATGGGCGGATCATCAACGTGTCGACGCGTTTCACGCACGGCGGCCGGATGCCCGAACTCATGGCCTACGCGATCTCGAAGGCCGCGCTCGACTCGTTCACCGCAACACTCGCCAAAGAGGTTGCCCCACGCGGCATCACGGTGAATGCCGTCGGACCGGGCACCACCGAGACCGACATGAACGCCGAGCGACTGTCGACACCCGAGGGGCGCGCCGCGATCGCCGCGCAGTCACCGTTCAACCGCGTCGCGCAGGCCGACGACATCTCCGGTGTGGTCGCGTTCCTCTCCTCCGACGACGCGCGCTGGATCACCGGTCAGTGGCTCGACGCCAGCGGCGGGTCGATGCTCTGA
- a CDS encoding Cmx/CmrA family chloramphenicol efflux MFS transporter: MPVAIWVLGAAIFAQGTSELMLAGLLPEVSADFAVSIPQAGLTVSVFALGMLVGAPILAIGTLRWPRRRALLAFLGVFVVAHIVAALTDSYAVLLATRFVAAFVYAGFWAVGASTAMALVSPARRGRAMSVVAGGITVAMVVGLPAGTWIGQHFGWRAAVWTVTALTLVAAGAVLTAVPDTRAHTVLRARDELRGVAVPRLWLSYGLTATSTAALLGTFTYLSAMLITTTGVRADWVPLVLLGYGLGSLAGMAGGGFAADRWPRGVLAAGFGMLTVVLALLSVTADVPAAVAILAVVLGFAGFGTNPALNSRVFGIAPGAPTLASAGNISAFNVGISAGPWLAGLALTAGLGYPSVPWIGAGLGVVALLLLAVDVLVGRAPRRAAEPVGVAVGCG; the protein is encoded by the coding sequence ATGCCGGTTGCCATCTGGGTTCTCGGGGCGGCGATATTCGCCCAGGGGACAAGCGAACTCATGCTGGCGGGCCTGCTCCCCGAGGTGTCGGCTGATTTCGCGGTCAGCATCCCGCAGGCCGGCCTGACGGTGTCGGTGTTCGCGCTCGGCATGCTCGTGGGTGCGCCGATCCTGGCGATAGGCACGTTGCGGTGGCCCCGTCGGCGGGCCCTGCTCGCGTTCCTGGGCGTGTTCGTCGTCGCGCACATCGTCGCGGCACTGACCGACTCCTATGCGGTGCTGTTGGCGACACGGTTCGTCGCGGCCTTCGTCTACGCCGGATTCTGGGCGGTCGGTGCGAGCACCGCGATGGCGCTGGTCTCCCCCGCCCGGCGCGGCCGCGCGATGAGCGTCGTCGCGGGCGGTATCACCGTCGCGATGGTGGTCGGCCTGCCCGCGGGCACCTGGATCGGCCAGCACTTCGGATGGCGAGCGGCGGTCTGGACCGTCACGGCGCTGACCCTGGTCGCCGCGGGTGCGGTGCTCACCGCGGTCCCCGACACCCGCGCGCACACGGTGCTGCGCGCTCGCGACGAGCTCCGCGGTGTGGCGGTGCCGCGCCTGTGGTTGTCCTACGGGCTCACCGCGACGTCCACCGCGGCACTGCTGGGCACCTTCACGTATCTGAGCGCCATGCTGATCACCACCACCGGGGTGCGTGCCGACTGGGTGCCGCTGGTTCTGCTCGGGTACGGCCTCGGGTCACTCGCGGGCATGGCCGGTGGCGGGTTCGCGGCCGACCGGTGGCCGCGCGGTGTCCTCGCGGCGGGTTTCGGCATGCTGACCGTCGTGCTGGCGCTGCTGTCGGTCACCGCCGACGTGCCCGCGGCCGTGGCGATCCTGGCCGTCGTCTTGGGCTTCGCCGGTTTCGGCACCAACCCGGCGCTGAACTCTCGGGTGTTCGGCATCGCGCCCGGCGCGCCGACGCTGGCCTCGGCCGGCAACATCTCGGCGTTCAACGTCGGTATCAGCGCTGGTCCCTGGCTCGCGGGCCTCGCGCTGACCGCGGGTCTGGGCTACCCGTCGGTGCCGTGGATCGGCGCGGGTCTGGGCGTGGTGGCGCTGCTTCTGCTCGCCGTCGACGTGCTGGTGGGCCGCGCGCCGCGGCGCGCGGCAGAACCTGTCGGGGTGGCGGTCGGCTGTGGGTGA
- a CDS encoding TetR/AcrR family transcriptional regulator — protein MATVRGRPRSFDRDAALDKAIRLFWERGFEATSTRDLSSALGIGMPSIYAAFGDKRQLFTEAVEVYDARYGGFIDAALDEEPTARAAVARILAQAPGRYTRRGLPSGCLIISGDDGSADETVGATLRRIREKKTQTVADKIRADIAAGELPADTDALALAQFVMSTLSGIAQAARDGIPRARLDQVAAIALRAWPQR, from the coding sequence ATGGCAACAGTCCGCGGGAGACCCCGCTCGTTCGATCGCGACGCCGCGCTCGACAAGGCGATCCGGCTGTTCTGGGAGCGTGGGTTCGAGGCGACCTCTACGCGCGACCTCAGTAGCGCGCTCGGCATCGGCATGCCCAGCATCTACGCGGCGTTCGGCGACAAACGTCAGCTCTTCACCGAGGCCGTCGAGGTCTACGACGCCCGCTACGGCGGCTTCATCGACGCCGCGCTCGACGAGGAGCCCACCGCGCGTGCGGCCGTCGCACGCATCCTGGCGCAGGCCCCAGGCCGGTACACGCGCCGTGGCCTGCCCAGCGGATGCCTGATCATCAGCGGTGACGACGGCAGCGCCGACGAGACCGTGGGCGCCACGCTGCGCCGCATCCGCGAGAAGAAGACCCAGACGGTGGCCGACAAGATCCGCGCCGACATCGCCGCAGGCGAGCTGCCCGCCGACACCGACGCACTTGCTCTCGCGCAGTTCGTGATGTCGACCCTCAGCGGCATCGCCCAGGCCGCGCGTGACGGCATACCCCGCGCGAGGCTCGACCAGGTCGCCGCCATCGCCCTGCGGGCCTGGCCCCAGCGCTAA
- a CDS encoding NADPH:quinone oxidoreductase family protein codes for MRAALITRLDGPDAVEVVEVDEPSGDDAVLIDVHAAGVAFPDALLTRGLYQYKPDLPFSPGAEVAGVVRSAPAGASVAAGDRVLGLTMLSGGMAEVVALPEDRVFKLPDAVPFDAGAGILFNDMTVHFVLRTRGRLSGGETVLVHGAAGGIGSSVLRLAPALGAARTIAVVSTEEKGEIARAAGASDVVLADGFRDAVKELTDGRGVDMVVDPVGGDRFTDSLRSLAVGGRLLVVGFTGGEIPQVKVNRLLLNNIEVIGAGWGAWTFTHPGYLQEQWAELEPLLASGAVAPPQVEVYPLEQAAQAIASLENRSAKGKVVLKLR; via the coding sequence ATGCGCGCTGCACTGATAACCCGTCTCGACGGTCCCGACGCGGTGGAAGTGGTCGAGGTCGACGAACCGTCCGGTGATGACGCCGTCCTGATCGACGTCCACGCCGCAGGCGTGGCGTTTCCCGACGCGCTGCTGACGCGAGGCCTCTACCAGTACAAGCCGGACCTGCCGTTCTCCCCCGGCGCCGAGGTGGCCGGTGTGGTGCGCAGCGCACCGGCAGGCGCGTCGGTCGCGGCGGGCGATCGTGTGCTGGGCCTGACGATGCTGTCCGGCGGTATGGCGGAAGTGGTTGCGCTGCCCGAGGATCGCGTGTTCAAGCTGCCCGATGCGGTGCCGTTCGACGCCGGGGCGGGAATCCTGTTCAACGACATGACCGTGCACTTCGTGCTGCGCACCCGCGGCAGGCTGTCCGGCGGCGAGACGGTTCTGGTGCACGGCGCCGCTGGCGGAATCGGTTCGTCGGTGCTGCGCCTGGCGCCCGCTTTGGGCGCGGCCCGCACCATCGCGGTGGTGTCCACCGAGGAGAAGGGCGAGATCGCCAGGGCCGCAGGCGCATCCGATGTGGTGCTGGCCGACGGTTTCCGTGACGCGGTCAAGGAGTTGACCGACGGTCGCGGCGTCGACATGGTGGTCGACCCCGTCGGAGGTGACCGCTTCACCGATTCGCTGCGCTCGCTGGCGGTCGGCGGGCGCCTGCTGGTGGTCGGCTTCACCGGCGGCGAGATCCCCCAGGTGAAGGTGAACCGGTTGCTGCTCAACAACATCGAGGTGATCGGCGCGGGTTGGGGTGCGTGGACTTTCACGCACCCGGGTTATCTGCAGGAGCAGTGGGCCGAACTGGAGCCGCTGCTGGCCTCCGGCGCGGTCGCCCCGCCGCAGGTCGAGGTGTATCCGTTGGAGCAGGCCGCGCAGGCCATCGCGTCACTGGAGAATCGCAGCGCCAAGGGCAAGGTGGTGCTCAAACTGCGCTGA
- a CDS encoding YggS family pyridoxal phosphate-dependent enzyme — protein MTGSDTTAYSTARTVEDFTRNLQAVNTRIGAALQRAGREPGEVRLLPVSKTVDEDRLRVAAAAGCTMFGENKVQEAMRKWRNLSDLDVEWSVIGHLQTNKAKDVAEFAAEFQALDNPRAAAALDRRLQALGRQLDVYVQVNTSGEESKYGLAPDDVIPFLKTLPAYTALRVRGLMTIAVFSTDPERVRPCFRLLRSLRDQARDLDLIGPGELSMGMSGDYELAIAEGSTCVRVGQAIFGARPTPDSQYWPGN, from the coding sequence ATGACCGGCAGCGACACGACCGCCTACTCCACCGCACGTACGGTCGAGGACTTCACCCGCAACCTGCAGGCCGTCAACACGCGAATCGGCGCCGCGCTGCAGCGCGCCGGCCGCGAACCCGGTGAGGTGCGGCTACTTCCGGTCAGCAAGACCGTCGATGAGGACCGGCTGCGCGTCGCGGCGGCCGCGGGCTGCACGATGTTCGGCGAGAACAAGGTGCAGGAGGCGATGCGCAAGTGGCGCAACCTGTCCGATCTCGACGTGGAGTGGTCGGTGATCGGACACCTGCAGACCAACAAGGCCAAGGACGTCGCCGAGTTCGCCGCCGAGTTCCAGGCCCTCGACAATCCGCGGGCCGCCGCGGCACTGGATCGCAGGCTGCAGGCCCTCGGACGCCAACTCGACGTCTACGTGCAGGTCAACACCTCGGGTGAGGAGTCCAAGTACGGCCTGGCGCCCGACGACGTCATCCCGTTCCTGAAGACCCTGCCCGCCTACACCGCGCTGCGCGTGCGCGGCCTGATGACCATCGCGGTGTTCAGCACCGATCCCGAACGCGTCCGCCCGTGCTTCCGGCTGCTGCGCAGCCTGCGTGATCAGGCCCGCGATCTCGACCTGATCGGCCCGGGCGAGCTGTCGATGGGCATGTCCGGCGACTACGAACTCGCGATCGCCGAGGGTTCGACGTGTGTGCGCGTCGGGCAGGCGATCTTCGGTGCCCGCCCGACGCCGGATTCCCAGTACTGGCCCGGCAACTGA
- a CDS encoding flavin monoamine oxidase family protein: protein MSIPTSADVAVVGAGFAGLTAARRLVQLGYDVVVLEGRDRVGGRSSTATIAGVPVDLGGTFVGPTQDAVLGLAAELGCATVPTYNRGKNLIRWHGRVRSYRSTIPRLSIIELLDVSRIQWRFERLFRHVDVAEPWNGSLAHKLDQYSMERWLRYVHANASTRNLMAIMSRVTWGAEPDQVSMLHAVRYVKAAGGLTRLLDVEGGAQQDRLVEGTQQIALRMADELGQRIALDAPVQRIERHSGGDIGVTFTTGHVRARAVVIAIAPQHRGDIEFDPPLPPEYTELAAHWPQGRLSKAYAAYDRPFWRANGCSGEALSDEGPVFITFDVSPGDEGPGILLGFTDARTFDALPPEQRRQRALGGFATFFGDAARDPIDYLDHCWGTEAFAPGGPTAAVPPEAWTAYGPWLRKPIDGIHWAGTETADVWTGFLDGAVRSGQRAATEVAEALKSSAAAG from the coding sequence ATGAGCATCCCGACGAGCGCCGACGTTGCGGTGGTGGGGGCCGGCTTCGCCGGTTTGACGGCGGCACGCAGGTTGGTGCAGCTCGGGTACGACGTCGTGGTCCTGGAGGGCCGTGACCGGGTGGGGGGTCGTTCTTCGACCGCGACGATCGCCGGGGTGCCGGTCGATCTGGGCGGCACGTTCGTCGGTCCCACCCAGGACGCGGTGCTGGGTCTGGCGGCCGAACTCGGTTGCGCCACGGTGCCCACCTACAACCGCGGAAAGAACCTGATCCGCTGGCACGGGCGGGTGCGGTCCTACCGCAGCACCATCCCCCGGTTGTCGATCATCGAACTGCTCGATGTGTCGCGGATCCAGTGGCGGTTCGAGCGGTTGTTCCGCCACGTCGACGTCGCCGAACCGTGGAACGGTTCGCTCGCGCACAAGCTCGACCAGTACAGCATGGAGCGCTGGCTGCGGTATGTGCACGCGAACGCGTCGACCCGAAATCTCATGGCGATCATGTCGCGGGTGACCTGGGGCGCCGAACCCGATCAGGTGTCGATGCTGCATGCCGTGCGGTACGTGAAGGCCGCGGGCGGACTCACCCGACTGCTCGACGTCGAAGGCGGCGCACAGCAGGACCGGCTGGTCGAGGGAACGCAGCAGATCGCGCTGCGCATGGCCGATGAACTGGGCCAACGCATCGCGCTCGACGCGCCGGTGCAGCGCATCGAACGCCACTCCGGTGGCGACATCGGCGTCACGTTCACCACCGGCCACGTGCGGGCGCGCGCGGTGGTCATCGCGATCGCCCCGCAGCACCGCGGCGACATCGAGTTCGACCCGCCGCTGCCACCCGAGTACACCGAACTGGCCGCGCACTGGCCGCAGGGACGGCTGAGCAAGGCCTACGCGGCCTACGATCGGCCGTTCTGGCGGGCCAACGGGTGCTCGGGTGAGGCGTTGAGTGACGAGGGCCCGGTGTTCATCACGTTCGACGTGAGCCCGGGCGACGAGGGTCCCGGAATCCTGCTCGGTTTCACCGATGCCCGCACGTTCGACGCGTTACCGCCCGAGCAGCGGCGCCAACGCGCACTCGGCGGGTTCGCGACGTTCTTCGGCGACGCGGCCCGCGACCCCATCGACTATCTCGATCATTGTTGGGGCACAGAGGCTTTCGCGCCCGGCGGCCCGACCGCGGCGGTGCCGCCGGAGGCGTGGACCGCCTACGGGCCGTGGCTGCGCAAACCGATCGACGGAATCCACTGGGCCGGTACCGAAACCGCCGACGTGTGGACCGGATTCCTCGACGGCGCAGTGCGTTCCGGGCAGCGCGCGGCCACCGAAGTGGCCGAGGCGCTCAAGAGTTCAGCCGCTGCGGGCTGA